In Fusobacterium canifelinum, a genomic segment contains:
- a CDS encoding M42 family metallopeptidase has product MNIDLKYILKKTVELLDIPSPVGYTHNAIEWVKNELKKLGIKNYNITKKGALIAYIKGKDSNYKKMISAHVDTLGAVVKKIKKNGRLEVTNVGGFAWGSVEGENVTIHTISGKTFSGTLLPIKASVHVYGDVAREMSRTEETMEIRIDENVKTDEDVLKLGILQGDFVSFETRTKILENGYIKSRYLDDKLCVVQILSYIKYLKDNKLKPKTDLYVYFSNYEEIGHGVSVFPEDLDEFIAVDIGLVAGEDAHGDEKKVQIIAKDSRSPYDFALRKKLQETANKNNIKYTVGVYNRYGSDATTAILQGFDFKYACIGPNVDATHHYERCHNDGIIETVKLLIAYL; this is encoded by the coding sequence ATGAATATAGATTTAAAATATATACTTAAGAAAACTGTTGAACTTTTAGATATACCAAGTCCTGTTGGCTATACTCATAATGCTATTGAATGGGTTAAAAATGAATTAAAAAAATTAGGTATAAAAAACTATAATATTACAAAAAAAGGGGCATTAATTGCATATATTAAAGGTAAGGATTCTAACTATAAGAAAATGATTTCTGCCCATGTTGATACTTTAGGAGCTGTTGTAAAGAAAATCAAAAAAAATGGTAGATTAGAAGTCACAAATGTTGGTGGTTTTGCTTGGGGCTCTGTTGAAGGAGAAAATGTAACTATTCATACTATCTCTGGAAAGACATTTTCTGGAACTTTACTTCCAATTAAAGCTTCTGTTCATGTCTATGGTGATGTAGCAAGAGAAATGTCAAGAACAGAAGAAACAATGGAAATAAGAATAGACGAAAATGTTAAGACTGATGAAGATGTTTTAAAATTAGGTATTTTACAAGGTGATTTTGTTTCTTTTGAAACTCGTACAAAAATTTTAGAAAATGGCTATATAAAATCAAGATATCTAGATGATAAATTATGTGTTGTACAAATTTTATCTTATATAAAATATTTAAAAGATAATAAACTAAAACCAAAAACTGACTTATATGTATATTTTTCTAATTATGAAGAAATTGGACATGGCGTTTCAGTTTTTCCAGAAGATTTAGATGAATTTATTGCAGTTGATATTGGACTTGTTGCAGGTGAAGATGCACATGGGGATGAGAAAAAGGTACAAATTATTGCTAAGGATAGCAGAAGTCCTTATGACTTTGCTCTTAGAAAAAAACTTCAAGAAACTGCTAATAAAAATAATATAAAGTACACTGTTGGAGTCTATAATAGATATGGTTCAGATGCAACAACTGCAATCTTACAAGGCTTTGATTTTAAATACGCTTGTATAGGACCAAATGTAGATGCAACTCATCACTATGAAAGATGTCATAATGATGGAATTATTGAAACAGTAAAATTATTAATAGCTTACTTATAA
- a CDS encoding RNase H1/viroplasmin domain-containing protein, with amino-acid sequence MAKQKYYAYFFDEKNNGIVATWAECEKIVHGTKARYKSFIDRTVAQDWLDSGANYEKKIHLNTSVNMILEKGIYFDSGTGRGIGVEVRVTDENKENILDKISPNSLQELLKDTTWIKNEFGNIQFEGKKTNNFGELVGFYLALNCAKLLKCTLILGDSRLVIDYWSLGRFHEENLELETINYINKVILLRKEFEKNKGIVKHISGDINPADLGFHK; translated from the coding sequence ATGGCTAAACAAAAATATTATGCTTATTTTTTTGATGAAAAAAATAATGGAATAGTAGCCACCTGGGCTGAGTGTGAAAAAATAGTTCATGGAACAAAAGCCAGGTATAAATCATTTATAGACAGAACTGTTGCTCAAGATTGGTTAGATAGTGGTGCAAATTATGAAAAAAAAATTCACTTAAATACTTCTGTTAATATGATACTAGAAAAGGGTATATATTTTGATTCTGGGACAGGCAGAGGAATTGGAGTAGAAGTTAGAGTTACAGATGAGAATAAAGAAAATATCTTAGATAAAATATCTCCAAATTCATTGCAAGAATTATTAAAAGATACTACTTGGATAAAAAATGAGTTTGGAAATATCCAGTTTGAAGGAAAAAAAACAAATAATTTTGGAGAGCTTGTAGGATTTTATTTAGCTCTTAACTGTGCAAAATTATTGAAATGTACTCTTATTTTAGGAGATAGTCGTTTAGTTATAGATTATTGGTCTTTGGGACGATTTCATGAAGAGAATTTAGAATTAGAAACTATAAATTACATAAATAAAGTTATACTATTAAGAAAGGAGTTTGAAAAAAATAAAGGAATAGTAAAACATATCTCTGGAGATATTAATCCAGCAGATTTAGGTTTTCATAAATAG
- the bioB gene encoding biotin synthase BioB, whose protein sequence is MLKEKNSAGGGKFSFFNFLKEKENNQAEPINVKEFIAYLKNKIISEKYEITREEAIFLSQIPNNDMKTLNILFEAADQIREAFCGKYFDLCTIINAKSGKCSENCKYCAQSVHFKTGADIYGLVSKELALYEAKKNENEGAHRFSLVTSGRGLNGNEKELDKLIEIYKYIGEHTGKLELCASHGICTKEALQKLADAGVLTYHHNLESSRRFYPNVCTSHTYDDRINTIKNAKAVGLDVCSGGIFGLGETIEDRIDMALDLRALEIRSVPINVLTPIPGTPFENNEEVNTFEILKTISIYRFMLPKAFLRYCGGRIKLGEYAKTGLRCGINSALTGNFLTTTGTTIETDKKMIKELGYEI, encoded by the coding sequence ATGTTAAAAGAAAAAAATTCAGCTGGAGGGGGAAAATTTAGCTTTTTCAATTTTTTAAAAGAAAAAGAAAATAATCAGGCTGAACCAATCAATGTTAAGGAGTTTATAGCGTATTTAAAAAATAAAATTATCAGTGAAAAATATGAAATAACTCGTGAAGAGGCAATATTTTTATCACAAATTCCTAACAATGATATGAAAACTTTAAATATACTCTTTGAGGCAGCAGATCAAATTAGAGAAGCATTTTGTGGGAAATATTTTGATTTATGCACCATTATTAATGCAAAATCTGGTAAATGCTCTGAGAACTGCAAGTACTGTGCACAGTCAGTTCATTTCAAAACAGGAGCTGATATCTATGGCCTTGTTTCTAAAGAATTAGCACTTTATGAAGCTAAAAAAAACGAAAATGAAGGTGCTCATAGATTTTCACTTGTAACAAGTGGTAGAGGACTTAATGGAAATGAAAAAGAATTAGATAAATTAATTGAAATTTATAAATATATAGGAGAACATACAGGAAAACTTGAACTTTGTGCTTCTCATGGAATATGTACAAAAGAAGCTTTACAAAAATTAGCTGATGCTGGTGTTTTAACTTATCATCATAACTTAGAATCTTCAAGAAGATTCTACCCAAATGTTTGTACATCTCATACTTATGATGATAGAATTAATACTATTAAAAATGCAAAAGCAGTTGGGCTAGATGTTTGTAGTGGTGGAATCTTTGGATTAGGAGAAACTATTGAAGACAGAATAGATATGGCATTAGATTTAAGAGCCTTAGAAATTCGTTCAGTACCAATAAATGTTTTAACTCCAATTCCAGGAACTCCTTTTGAAAATAATGAAGAAGTAAACACATTTGAAATTCTAAAAACTATATCTATCTATCGTTTTATGTTACCTAAGGCTTTTTTAAGATATTGTGGTGGAAGAATAAAATTAGGAGAATATGCAAAAACTGGTTTAAGATGTGGGATCAACTCTGCACTTACTGGAAACTTTTTAACAACTACTGGTACAACAATAGAAACTGATAAAAAAATGATAAAGGAGTTAGGTTATGAAATTTAA
- the bioD gene encoding dethiobiotin synthase codes for MKFKDFFVIGTDTDVGKTYASTLLYKALKKHNFQYYKPIQSGCFFKDGKLTAPDVDFLTKFLAIDYDDSMVTYTLKEEVSPHLASEMEGTTIEIENVKKHFEDLKKKYSNILVEGAGGLYVPLIRDKFYIYDLIKLFNLPVVLVCGTKVGAINHTMLTLNALNTMGIKLHGLVFNNYKGQFFEDDNIKVILELSKIKNYLIIKNGQKEISDKEIENFFN; via the coding sequence ATGAAATTTAAAGATTTCTTTGTTATAGGTACAGACACTGATGTTGGAAAAACTTATGCTAGTACTCTATTATATAAAGCTTTAAAGAAACATAATTTTCAATACTATAAACCTATACAAAGTGGTTGTTTTTTTAAAGATGGAAAATTAACAGCACCTGATGTAGATTTTTTAACAAAATTTTTAGCTATTGATTATGATGATTCCATGGTAACTTACACTTTAAAAGAAGAAGTTTCTCCACATCTAGCTTCTGAAATGGAAGGAACAACAATAGAAATAGAAAACGTAAAAAAACATTTTGAAGATTTAAAGAAAAAATATTCTAATATTTTAGTTGAAGGAGCAGGTGGACTTTATGTTCCTTTAATTAGAGATAAATTCTATATCTATGACTTAATAAAATTATTTAATCTTCCTGTTGTTTTAGTCTGTGGAACAAAAGTAGGTGCAATAAATCATACTATGCTTACTTTAAATGCTCTTAATACTATGGGAATTAAATTACATGGTTTAGTATTCAATAACTATAAAGGACAATTTTTTGAAGATGATAATATAAAAGTAATTTTAGAATTATCTAAAATTAAAAATTATCTAATTATTAAAAATGGACAAAAGGAAATTTCTGATAAAGAAATAGAAAATTTTTTTAATTAA
- a CDS encoding ABC transporter substrate-binding protein: MKKIFYLLIVFSLFLVACGEKKSDTTTENKVVTVAQGAKPKSLDPHMYNSIPDLMVSRQFYNTLFNREKDGTIVPELAETYEYKNDKELDIVLKKGIKFHDGSELTADDVVFSFQVMKDKPGASIMIEEIDKVEKVNDYEVKILLKNSSSPLLFNLAHPLTSIVSKKYVEAGNDLNIAPMGTGAFKLVAYNDGEKIEMEAFQDYFEGAPKIQKLIIRSIPEDTSRLAALETGEIDIATGLAPINTQTIEANDKLDLISEPTTATEYICLNVEKVPFTNKEFRQALNYAIDKKSIVDSIFLGRGKVAKSIVNPNVFGYYDGLEEYPYNPEKAKELIEKSGVKERTFSLYVNDSPVRLQVAQIIQANLKDIGIDLKIETLEWGTYLQKTGEGDYQAFLGGWISGTSDADIVLYPLLDSKSIGLSGNRARYSNPDFDKEVEMARVVLTPEERKEHYKNAQLIANEDSPLIVLFNKNENIGINKRILGFDYDPTTMHKFKNLDVK; encoded by the coding sequence ATGAAAAAAATTTTTTATTTGTTAATTGTGTTTTCATTATTTTTAGTTGCCTGTGGAGAAAAAAAATCTGATACAACAACTGAAAATAAAGTTGTTACTGTTGCACAAGGTGCAAAGCCCAAATCATTAGATCCACATATGTATAATTCAATTCCTGATTTAATGGTTTCAAGACAATTTTATAATACTCTATTTAATAGAGAAAAAGATGGAACTATTGTACCAGAACTTGCTGAAACTTATGAATACAAAAATGATAAAGAATTGGATATTGTTCTAAAAAAAGGTATAAAATTCCATGATGGTTCTGAACTTACTGCTGATGATGTAGTTTTTAGCTTTCAAGTAATGAAAGATAAGCCAGGTGCTTCTATAATGATAGAAGAAATTGATAAAGTTGAAAAAGTAAATGATTATGAAGTAAAAATATTATTAAAAAATTCTTCTTCTCCTTTACTATTTAACTTAGCACATCCACTAACTTCAATAGTTAGTAAAAAATATGTAGAAGCTGGTAATGATTTAAATATTGCTCCAATGGGAACAGGTGCATTTAAATTAGTTGCATATAATGATGGTGAAAAAATTGAAATGGAAGCTTTTCAAGATTATTTTGAAGGTGCTCCTAAAATTCAAAAATTAATTATAAGATCAATACCAGAAGATACAAGTAGATTAGCTGCATTAGAAACTGGTGAAATTGATATAGCAACAGGGTTAGCTCCAATAAATACTCAAACTATTGAAGCAAATGATAAATTAGATTTAATTTCTGAACCAACTACTGCAACTGAATATATTTGTTTAAATGTTGAAAAAGTTCCATTTACAAATAAAGAATTTAGACAAGCTCTTAACTATGCTATTGATAAAAAAAGTATTGTTGATTCTATTTTCTTAGGAAGAGGTAAAGTAGCAAAATCAATAGTTAATCCTAATGTGTTTGGATATTATGATGGACTTGAAGAATATCCATATAATCCAGAAAAAGCAAAAGAATTAATTGAAAAATCTGGTGTAAAAGAAAGAACATTTTCACTTTATGTAAATGATAGCCCAGTTAGATTACAAGTTGCTCAAATTATTCAGGCTAATTTAAAAGATATTGGAATTGATTTAAAAATAGAAACTCTTGAATGGGGAACATATCTTCAAAAAACTGGTGAAGGTGACTATCAAGCATTTTTAGGAGGATGGATTTCTGGAACATCTGATGCTGATATAGTTTTATATCCTTTATTAGACAGTAAATCAATAGGTTTATCTGGAAATAGAGCTCGTTATTCTAATCCAGATTTTGATAAAGAAGTTGAAATGGCAAGAGTTGTTTTAACACCAGAAGAAAGAAAAGAACACTATAAAAATGCTCAATTAATTGCTAATGAAGACTCTCCACTTATTGTTCTATTTAATAAAAATGAAAATATTGGAATCAATAAAAGAATTTTAGGTTTTGACTATGATCCAACTACTATGCACAAATTTAAAAATTTAGATGTAAAATAA
- a CDS encoding ISL3 family transposase — translation MISLSLSNFIKTILNIQDDNISFPEEDYCQIIQKGNYVIKVFKGFLKSNYCSCPHCNSKNIVKSGSRERNIKFIPFQNYNVELNLSIQRYICKDCKKTFSPSTSIAKDNSNISNNLKYIIAQELQENISLTFIAKKYNLSISSVQRIMDECYSDFKVNKDHLPETICIDEFKSVKNIDGAMSFIFADYQTKNIIDIVEDRRLNSLTEYFSRFSLEARNNVKYICMDMYSPYISLVKSIFPESEIVLDKFHIVNLVSRAFNQTRISIMNSLKDDSLKRKLKLFWKLLQKYYPDLCQEPYYCPSFKYKLSTKQKVDYLLEKSPELDINFNIYQDILQSIRHNNFKRFENIVKKNLAKKEKVSKKMLVALKTLKKYMKHIENMFKSNITNGLIEGLNNKIKSIKRTAFGYSNFSNFKKRILIQAGIISISA, via the coding sequence GTGATTTCATTGTCTCTATCTAATTTTATCAAAACTATTTTAAATATTCAAGATGATAATATTTCTTTTCCAGAAGAAGATTATTGTCAGATTATTCAAAAAGGTAATTATGTGATTAAAGTTTTTAAAGGTTTTCTTAAATCTAATTATTGTTCTTGTCCTCATTGTAACTCTAAAAATATTGTTAAAAGTGGTTCTAGAGAACGTAATATTAAATTTATTCCTTTTCAAAATTACAATGTTGAACTTAATCTTAGTATACAAAGGTATATCTGTAAAGATTGTAAAAAAACTTTTTCTCCTTCTACTAGTATTGCTAAAGATAATTCTAATATCTCTAATAACCTTAAATACATTATTGCGCAAGAACTTCAAGAAAATATTTCTCTTACTTTTATTGCTAAGAAGTACAATCTTTCTATTTCTTCAGTTCAAAGAATTATGGATGAGTGTTACTCTGATTTTAAGGTTAATAAAGACCATTTACCTGAAACTATATGCATTGATGAGTTTAAGTCAGTTAAAAATATTGATGGTGCTATGTCTTTTATCTTTGCTGATTATCAAACTAAAAATATTATTGATATTGTGGAAGATAGAAGATTAAATTCCTTGACAGAATACTTTTCAAGATTTTCACTTGAAGCTAGGAATAATGTAAAATATATCTGTATGGATATGTATTCTCCATATATTAGTTTGGTAAAATCTATTTTTCCTGAGTCTGAGATAGTATTAGATAAATTTCATATTGTTAATCTAGTTAGTAGAGCTTTTAACCAAACTAGAATATCTATTATGAATTCTCTTAAAGATGATTCATTAAAAAGAAAATTAAAACTATTTTGGAAATTACTCCAAAAATATTATCCTGACCTTTGTCAAGAACCATATTATTGTCCAAGCTTTAAATACAAACTTAGTACTAAGCAAAAAGTGGACTATCTTCTAGAAAAGAGTCCTGAATTAGATATTAATTTTAATATATATCAAGATATTCTTCAATCAATAAGACATAATAACTTTAAAAGATTTGAAAATATTGTAAAGAAAAATTTAGCTAAAAAAGAGAAAGTATCTAAAAAAATGCTAGTAGCTTTAAAGACTTTAAAAAAATATATGAAACACATTGAAAATATGTTTAAGTCAAACATTACAAATGGGTTGATAGAAGGTTTAAACAACAAAATTAAGTCAATAAAGAGAACAGCATTTGGATATTCAAATTTTAGTAATTTTAAAAAGCGCATATTAATTCAAGCAGGAATTATATCAATTAGTGCTTAA